In Euzebyales bacterium, a single genomic region encodes these proteins:
- the rapZ gene encoding RNase adapter RapZ produces MTGVDATQPEVVVITGMSGAGRSTASNVLEDLGYFVIDNMPPELLARVMELVAAGSAIERVALVVDVRGRPLWGDVQPHIATLRAQGVPLRLLFLEADDETLVKRYEAARRRHPLAPSGRIVDGIHSERALLTDLRAEADLIIDTSATNVHELRTRVSDAFGEHSRAMVVNVLSFGFKHGTPRDADLVLDVRFLPNPHWIDELRPLTGRDAPVADYVFDQPLTKEFVTRLFDLLDVMVPGFIDDGKRYLTIAIGCTGGRHRSVALAERTAEFLRRFDVVVQVDHRDCEL; encoded by the coding sequence GCGGGTCGCTCCACGGCGTCCAACGTGCTCGAGGACCTCGGCTACTTCGTCATCGACAACATGCCGCCGGAACTGCTCGCGAGGGTGATGGAGCTGGTCGCGGCCGGCTCGGCGATCGAGCGTGTCGCCCTCGTGGTCGACGTGCGCGGACGTCCGCTGTGGGGCGACGTGCAACCCCACATCGCGACGCTGCGGGCCCAGGGCGTGCCCCTGCGCCTGCTGTTCCTCGAGGCCGACGACGAGACCCTGGTCAAGCGCTACGAGGCGGCGCGCCGCCGCCACCCGCTGGCTCCGAGCGGCCGGATCGTCGACGGTATCCACAGCGAGCGCGCGCTGCTGACCGATCTGCGCGCCGAGGCCGACCTGATCATCGACACGAGCGCGACAAACGTCCACGAGTTGCGCACGCGGGTCAGCGACGCCTTCGGCGAGCACAGCCGCGCGATGGTCGTCAACGTGCTCAGCTTCGGCTTCAAGCACGGCACCCCCCGGGACGCCGATCTGGTGCTCGACGTGCGCTTTCTGCCGAACCCCCACTGGATCGACGAGCTGCGTCCGCTGACGGGTCGCGATGCGCCCGTGGCCGACTACGTGTTCGACCAGCCGCTCACCAAGGAGTTCGTCACGCGGCTGTTCGACCTGCTTGACGTGATGGTCCCGGGGTTCATCGATGACGGCAAGCGGTACCTCACGATCGCGATCGGCTGCACCGGTGGACGGCACAGATCGGTCGCGCTGGCCGAGCGGACCGCCGAGTTCCTCCGCCGGTTCGATGTCGTGGTGCAGGTCGATCACCGTGACTGCGAGCTGTGA
- the yvcK gene encoding uridine diphosphate-N-acetylglucosamine-binding protein YvcK: protein MTASCDAAAGRRGRLMGATARRIVAIGGGHGLSRVLLACRRLGVEPTAVVTVADDGGSSGRLRRDLGIIALGDLRMALLALARAEPLAEVLAHRFERGHLEGHALGNLLLVALTEGTHGDVVAALRRAETLLDCAGSVLPSTLEPVHIAARVAGTRVNGQATITRTRGHLESIWLEPHDPPACADAVAAVEAADAVVLGPGSLYTSVIVNLLVPDLRRAVYLTDARLVHVANVHAPPGESAHMSLDDHIEQLHVALGGRCIDVVVMHDGPRPEGPGGPLLPITDLDGVADVVTADLLPRDDRGRVGAAAHDPARLAPALDRALATSPGPVTTPS from the coding sequence GTGACTGCGAGCTGTGACGCCGCCGCGGGGCGTAGGGGGCGGCTGATGGGCGCGACGGCACGCCGGATCGTCGCCATCGGCGGTGGGCACGGCCTGTCGCGGGTGCTGCTGGCCTGCCGCCGGCTGGGCGTCGAGCCGACCGCGGTCGTCACGGTCGCGGACGACGGCGGGTCGAGCGGCCGGCTGCGCCGCGACCTGGGCATCATCGCGCTCGGTGACCTCCGCATGGCACTGCTGGCGCTCGCGCGGGCGGAGCCGCTGGCCGAGGTGCTGGCGCACCGCTTCGAGCGCGGGCACCTCGAGGGCCACGCGCTGGGAAACCTGCTCCTGGTGGCGCTGACCGAGGGCACGCACGGCGACGTCGTCGCGGCCCTGCGCCGTGCCGAGACGTTGCTGGACTGCGCCGGTTCGGTGCTGCCATCGACGCTCGAGCCGGTCCACATCGCCGCCCGCGTCGCGGGCACGCGGGTGAACGGGCAGGCGACGATCACCAGGACCCGGGGCCACCTCGAATCCATCTGGCTCGAACCGCACGACCCGCCGGCGTGCGCCGACGCCGTGGCCGCCGTCGAGGCCGCTGACGCGGTCGTGCTGGGCCCGGGCAGCCTGTACACGAGTGTGATCGTCAACCTCCTGGTGCCAGACCTGCGGAGGGCGGTGTACCTCACGGACGCGCGGCTCGTGCACGTCGCGAACGTCCACGCGCCGCCGGGGGAGAGCGCCCACATGTCGCTGGACGACCACATCGAGCAGCTCCACGTGGCGCTGGGAGGTCGCTGCATCGACGTGGTGGTCATGCACGACGGCCCGCGCCCGGAAGGCCCCGGCGGGCCGCTGCTCCCGATCACCGACCTCGACGGCGTGGCGGACGTCGTGACTGCCGACCTGCTGCCCCGCGACGACCGCGGCCGCGTCGGGGCGGCGGCGCACGACCCCGCCCGCCTCGCGCCTGCGCTGGACCGGGCGCTGGCAACGAGCCCGGGACCGGTGACCACACCGTCGTGA